A region of Vibrio porteresiae DSM 19223 DNA encodes the following proteins:
- a CDS encoding YeeE/YedE family protein — MDIPWYSLIGGLLLGISATLLMLFNGKVAGISGIVTYAISATKGDTLWRYLFLLGLVFGGWLGAQSAWGEVPKSFSGHSGFYYAIAGLLVGVGTRLGNGCTSGHGICGIGRLSPRSIMATVIFMLVAGLTVFCTVHLLGMTR, encoded by the coding sequence ATGGACATACCTTGGTATTCTTTGATTGGTGGTCTTTTATTAGGTATTTCAGCCACATTGCTGATGTTGTTTAACGGCAAAGTCGCCGGGATAAGTGGCATTGTGACGTACGCTATCTCTGCGACAAAAGGGGATACGCTGTGGCGTTACTTGTTTTTACTGGGATTGGTGTTTGGCGGATGGTTAGGCGCGCAAAGCGCTTGGGGTGAAGTGCCAAAATCCTTCTCTGGTCATTCAGGGTTTTATTACGCGATTGCCGGTCTATTGGTCGGAGTGGGTACACGCCTTGGTAATGGTTGCACCAGTGGTCACGGCATCTGCGGTATTGGTCGTTTGTCACCTCGTTCTATCATGGCAACGGTGATTTTTATGCTGGTGGCAGGGCTGACGGTATTTTGCACTGTGCATCTATTGGGTATGACAAGATGA
- a CDS encoding efflux RND transporter periplasmic adaptor subunit, with protein MRRWLGLVVWALTATGYAAMPNSIHQVTMSTIPKVVEFDGNVQPVNRGTVAAQTSGTVVGVLAQVNDIVAKGTPLLEISSVEQQAQLNSAIAALNSAEARNSEAQSLLKRYQTLLPKGAISQEQLDSAIANAKATKAAVTRAQAAVDQAKERLGYTKILAPYAGIVTERHVELGESVAPGTPLLSGFALDKLRVEVALPQVLFNQVKQADQFSIITPNSSVLIPVSTQLFHYADSQSHTFTLRLNLADNVPDLMPGMWVKVRFYYGQRNALFIPQDLVVQRGEFATVYVKQQQHKIMVPIRLGARYGEMIEVLSGLRIGDLVVANPLNEETHQ; from the coding sequence ATGCGCAGATGGTTAGGGTTGGTGGTTTGGGCATTAACGGCAACGGGTTACGCTGCGATGCCCAATTCGATTCATCAGGTAACGATGTCAACCATTCCCAAGGTGGTTGAATTTGATGGCAATGTTCAACCCGTCAATCGCGGTACGGTGGCCGCCCAAACCTCTGGTACCGTCGTTGGTGTACTCGCACAAGTCAATGATATCGTGGCTAAAGGTACGCCACTGCTTGAAATTAGTTCGGTTGAACAACAAGCCCAACTCAACTCTGCAATTGCGGCACTCAATAGTGCTGAAGCGCGTAACAGCGAAGCGCAAAGCCTGCTTAAACGCTACCAAACACTCCTACCGAAAGGCGCCATTTCTCAAGAACAATTAGATAGTGCCATCGCGAATGCCAAGGCAACTAAGGCGGCGGTTACTCGAGCACAAGCTGCGGTGGACCAAGCGAAAGAGCGCCTCGGTTATACCAAAATTCTGGCTCCTTATGCGGGGATTGTGACCGAAAGGCATGTCGAACTAGGTGAAAGTGTCGCACCAGGAACACCGCTACTGAGTGGTTTTGCCCTCGATAAACTCAGAGTGGAAGTGGCATTGCCTCAAGTATTGTTTAATCAAGTTAAACAAGCGGATCAGTTTTCAATCATCACACCTAATTCATCCGTCTTAATACCAGTTAGTACCCAGCTGTTTCATTATGCAGACAGCCAGAGCCATACCTTTACGCTGCGTTTGAATTTGGCGGATAACGTGCCGGATTTAATGCCGGGCATGTGGGTTAAAGTGCGTTTTTATTACGGTCAACGCAACGCACTGTTTATTCCTCAAGACCTTGTGGTGCAACGCGGTGAGTTTGCCACTGTCTATGTGAAGCAACAGCAGCACAAAATTATGGTGCCGATTCGGTTGGGGGCTCGCTATGGTGAGATGATAGAAGTGCTGTCAGGCTTGCGCATCGGTGACTTAGTGGTTGCCAATCCGCTCAATGAGGAGACGCACCAATGA
- a CDS encoding efflux RND transporter permease subunit, whose product MSDKLGISGRIARYFLCSAMTPLITIVALLLGLFAIIITPKEEEPQIDVTFADVYIPFPGASAKEVESVVTTPAEQVISEVAGLDKLYSFSRPDGALIVAVFKVGVTRNDAIVRLYNQLYSNKDWLPQGLGVGEPIIKPKGIEDVPIVTLTLTDPSASLTNNGLTEVAHGLETELKRIKGTRDIYTVGAHPTIVDVRLDPVKMNAFGITIDALNQQLTGQTARGTTLHLTRMDQTLPLQIGQPIRTADEIEQIVVGVHHSVPVYLSDVAQVSLGVGIATQNVWSVPAKANGSSVDVGDDPLPAVTIAIAKQNGINAVDVANAVSQRIQTLRNTLIPPNVQVDITRNYGATAQEKSNTLLGKLVFATAAVVLLVLIAMGWRESIIVAGAIIVTLFITLFASWVWGFTLNRVSLFALIFSIGILVDDAIVVVENIHRHRLQSDAPLKNLIPIAVDEVGGPTILATLTVIAALLPMAFVSGLMGPYMSPIPINASMGMILSLLVAFVITPWLALRLSSKVVHRIKDDHDDASARRSLHLFTKLLTPFVQGPKQRQHRWGLTAGIGLLIVGSLLLPVYQAVVLKMLPFDNKSEFQVVLDMPEGTSLEETQRILFEMGRSLGLVPEVHDYQIYVGTAAPINFNGLVRHYFMRNQSQQGDIQVNLVGKHERDRSSHEIASRVRPSLVTIARHYGGKVKVVEVPPGPPVWSPILAEVYAPSDSARIAAARMLRERLNQTPDIVDVDIYLPETHQKWQLLIDRQKSAQWGISYQTIIDTLNTAMGGKAVSYLHSESSKYPIPVRVELKEEAKLTADSLLTLQVPSVNGRQYALSDLVTVRQQTMEPDLVHKNMVPTVMVAADMSGSLDSPLYGMVRISQEIDSSKHVEQYWINQPDGLNGVQIRWDGEWTITYETFRDMGIAYAVGMVLIYLLVVAQFKSYLVPLIIMAPIPLTIIGVMPGHALLHAQFTATSMIGMIALAGIIVRNSILLVDFTRLETQRGVDLATAVVHAAAIRAKPIVLTGLAAMMGALFILDDPIFNGLAIALLFGIAVSTILTLVVIPILYYAVMHRRVA is encoded by the coding sequence ATGAGCGATAAGCTGGGGATCTCAGGAAGGATTGCACGTTATTTTTTGTGCAGCGCCATGACACCACTCATCACCATTGTTGCGCTGCTACTTGGGCTTTTCGCAATTATCATTACGCCGAAAGAAGAAGAGCCGCAGATCGATGTGACCTTCGCCGATGTGTATATCCCGTTTCCGGGGGCGTCGGCGAAAGAGGTGGAAAGCGTTGTCACGACGCCAGCGGAGCAAGTGATTTCAGAAGTTGCTGGGTTGGATAAGCTCTATTCGTTCTCTCGCCCCGATGGAGCATTGATCGTCGCGGTGTTTAAAGTTGGAGTCACCCGTAATGACGCGATCGTGCGACTGTACAATCAACTTTATTCCAATAAAGATTGGCTCCCACAAGGTTTGGGAGTGGGTGAGCCGATCATTAAACCCAAAGGGATTGAAGATGTTCCTATTGTCACTTTAACGCTGACCGACCCTTCTGCATCACTCACTAACAACGGATTAACCGAAGTCGCTCACGGTTTAGAGACAGAGCTCAAACGTATCAAAGGTACGCGCGATATCTATACGGTGGGGGCGCATCCTACCATTGTCGATGTGCGTCTTGACCCGGTTAAAATGAATGCGTTTGGTATCACGATTGATGCGTTAAATCAGCAGTTAACTGGGCAAACGGCGCGCGGTACGACGCTGCATTTAACCCGCATGGACCAGACACTACCATTGCAAATCGGTCAACCGATTCGAACAGCTGATGAGATAGAACAGATTGTTGTTGGTGTGCACCATTCTGTCCCTGTCTATTTAAGTGATGTTGCTCAAGTGAGTTTAGGTGTTGGAATTGCGACTCAAAATGTCTGGAGTGTCCCAGCAAAAGCGAACGGTAGTTCTGTTGATGTTGGCGACGATCCGCTTCCTGCGGTGACCATTGCGATTGCCAAACAAAACGGTATTAACGCGGTGGATGTCGCCAATGCGGTCAGCCAACGCATTCAAACGCTGCGCAATACACTCATTCCACCGAATGTTCAGGTCGATATTACCCGCAATTACGGTGCGACCGCTCAGGAGAAAAGCAACACACTGCTGGGCAAATTGGTGTTTGCCACCGCCGCCGTTGTGCTGCTGGTACTGATCGCCATGGGCTGGCGTGAGTCGATTATTGTTGCAGGGGCGATTATTGTTACCTTGTTCATTACACTGTTTGCTTCGTGGGTATGGGGTTTTACTCTCAACCGCGTTTCTTTGTTTGCCCTAATCTTTTCGATTGGGATTTTGGTCGATGATGCGATTGTGGTGGTCGAAAACATCCACCGTCACCGCTTACAAAGTGACGCGCCGTTAAAAAACCTTATTCCTATCGCCGTTGATGAGGTAGGAGGGCCGACCATCTTAGCCACTCTCACGGTTATTGCCGCCTTACTGCCTATGGCGTTCGTCTCTGGGTTGATGGGACCTTACATGAGCCCCATCCCAATTAATGCTTCCATGGGGATGATTCTTTCGCTACTGGTGGCTTTTGTGATTACCCCTTGGCTGGCACTGCGTCTTTCCAGCAAGGTAGTCCATCGAATCAAAGATGACCATGACGATGCCAGTGCTAGACGATCGCTGCATCTTTTTACCAAACTGCTGACGCCTTTTGTTCAAGGGCCAAAACAGCGCCAACATCGCTGGGGGCTTACTGCAGGTATTGGGTTGTTAATCGTGGGATCGCTGCTTTTGCCTGTCTATCAAGCGGTGGTGTTAAAAATGTTACCCTTTGATAATAAGTCAGAATTTCAAGTGGTGCTGGATATGCCTGAAGGAACTTCATTGGAAGAGACGCAGCGCATCTTGTTTGAAATGGGCAGATCATTAGGCCTGGTGCCTGAAGTGCATGATTATCAGATCTACGTCGGCACGGCTGCGCCCATAAATTTCAATGGGCTAGTTCGACACTACTTTATGCGCAATCAATCCCAGCAGGGGGATATTCAAGTCAATTTGGTTGGCAAGCATGAACGCGATCGTTCCAGCCATGAAATCGCCAGCAGAGTTCGCCCGTCACTGGTGACGATTGCGCGCCATTATGGCGGCAAAGTGAAAGTGGTGGAGGTTCCGCCTGGACCACCCGTATGGTCACCGATACTGGCCGAGGTGTACGCACCGAGTGACAGTGCGCGTATCGCTGCTGCGCGGATGTTGCGCGAGCGATTAAATCAAACCCCAGATATTGTCGATGTGGATATCTATCTGCCTGAAACGCACCAAAAGTGGCAACTGCTGATAGATCGACAAAAGAGCGCGCAATGGGGAATTTCTTATCAAACCATTATTGATACCCTAAATACCGCGATGGGCGGCAAAGCGGTGAGCTATTTGCATTCAGAATCAAGCAAGTATCCGATTCCAGTGCGAGTTGAACTCAAAGAGGAGGCTAAGCTGACTGCCGATTCATTACTTACTTTGCAAGTGCCGAGTGTGAACGGTCGTCAGTATGCTCTAAGCGATCTGGTGACGGTGCGGCAACAGACCATGGAACCGGACTTGGTGCATAAAAATATGGTGCCGACCGTTATGGTCGCGGCTGATATGTCAGGTTCGTTAGATAGTCCGCTTTATGGCATGGTTCGAATTAGCCAAGAGATCGATTCATCTAAGCATGTAGAACAATACTGGATTAACCAGCCTGATGGCCTAAATGGTGTGCAAATTCGTTGGGATGGGGAATGGACCATCACCTATGAAACGTTTCGTGATATGGGCATTGCGTATGCGGTGGGAATGGTGTTGATCTACCTGTTGGTGGTAGCACAGTTTAAATCCTACTTAGTACCGCTCATCATTATGGCGCCGATTCCACTGACCATTATTGGTGTAATGCCCGGACATGCGCTGCTGCATGCCCAATTTACGGCAACATCCATGATTGGCATGATTGCCTTAGCGGGCATCATAGTGCGTAATTCGATTTTGCTGGTGGATTTCACACGCTTAGAAACTCAGCGCGGCGTTGATTTAGCCACCGCAGTGGTTCACGCCGCGGCTATTCGCGCAAAACCTATCGTGCTGACCGGACTTGCAGCCATGATGGGAGCGCTGTTTATCCTTGATGACCCAATTTTTAATGGGTTAGCGATTGCGCTGCTGTTTGGAATAGCGGTTTCAACCATCTTAACCTTAGTGGTGATTCCTATTCTGTATTACGCCGTTATGCATAGGAGAGTGGCGTAG
- the nrdG gene encoding anaerobic ribonucleoside-triphosphate reductase-activating protein yields MNYHKYYPIDVVNGPGTRCTLFVAGCEHQCRGCYNQSTWRVDSGFPFTQELEDHIIENLNDTRIKRRGLSLSGGDPLHPQNLDAVLKLVKRVKSECEGKDIWIWTGYLLSELTAKQQEVVSYADALVDGKYIEELRDPALTWRGSSNQIIHQFKL; encoded by the coding sequence ATGAATTACCACAAATACTATCCAATTGATGTGGTAAACGGACCGGGGACAAGGTGTACACTCTTTGTCGCCGGTTGCGAACATCAATGCCGCGGTTGTTACAACCAATCGACTTGGCGCGTAGATTCGGGTTTTCCATTCACTCAAGAGTTGGAAGACCATATCATTGAAAACCTCAATGATACTCGAATCAAACGTCGTGGCTTGTCGCTGTCTGGTGGTGATCCCCTGCATCCACAAAACCTTGATGCCGTACTTAAGTTGGTAAAAAGGGTCAAAAGTGAATGTGAGGGCAAAGACATCTGGATATGGACTGGCTACCTGCTCAGCGAGCTCACGGCAAAGCAGCAAGAGGTAGTTTCTTACGCTGATGCTTTAGTCGATGGTAAGTACATAGAGGAACTACGTGACCCAGCGCTTACGTGGCGGGGCAGTAGCAACCAAATCATTCATCAATTCAAACTGTAA
- a CDS encoding YeeE/YedE family protein: MKKLAFVFIALISGVLFGVGMAISGMANPQKVLGFLDVFGVWDPSLLFVMGGALAIFMPSYSWFIKPRNAPISSERFCLPKNKQIDRRLILGAVIFGLGWGLAGICPGPALASLTIGNSDVWIFVIAMALGLTGTHRVLLRKEQHHS; encoded by the coding sequence ATGAAGAAGTTAGCTTTTGTTTTCATTGCGCTCATTTCAGGCGTGCTGTTTGGCGTTGGTATGGCCATTTCTGGCATGGCGAATCCACAGAAAGTGCTTGGATTTCTTGATGTCTTTGGAGTGTGGGACCCGAGCTTACTATTTGTGATGGGAGGCGCTCTCGCTATTTTTATGCCCAGCTATAGTTGGTTTATCAAACCAAGAAATGCACCAATAAGCAGTGAGCGTTTTTGCTTACCGAAAAACAAGCAAATCGATCGCCGGTTGATCTTGGGTGCGGTTATTTTTGGTTTAGGCTGGGGGCTGGCTGGTATTTGTCCAGGTCCTGCGCTTGCCAGCCTTACTATAGGTAACAGCGACGTATGGATTTTTGTTATCGCGATGGCACTTGGGTTAACGGGAACTCATCGCGTGTTGCTGCGTAAGGAGCAACATCACTCGTAA
- a CDS encoding YgaP family membrane protein: protein MNVEQGVRCLAGSMILLSVALTYWVHPYFVWFTVFVGGNLLQSAFTGICPAVWILKKLGLRSCCELNEKGKKHD from the coding sequence ATGAATGTAGAACAAGGTGTGCGCTGTTTAGCTGGGTCGATGATCCTTCTGTCTGTGGCATTGACCTACTGGGTTCATCCTTACTTTGTGTGGTTCACCGTTTTTGTCGGTGGCAATTTGCTGCAAAGTGCCTTTACCGGCATTTGCCCTGCCGTCTGGATACTAAAAAAATTAGGATTACGTTCTTGTTGCGAGCTCAATGAAAAAGGAAAAAAGCATGACTAA
- a CDS encoding ArsR/SmtB family transcription factor, translating to MSPMSVDVDTMRRNADEVAELLRIMAHPERLMVLCQLTQGEVGVGELAQHSELSQSAFSQHLTVLRKHGIIAARKVSQQVFYSLADARVSVLIKQLQDLFCQSSD from the coding sequence ATGAGTCCAATGAGTGTGGATGTCGATACAATGCGCCGCAACGCCGATGAAGTGGCGGAACTGCTGCGGATTATGGCCCACCCAGAACGTTTGATGGTGCTGTGTCAGCTCACTCAAGGTGAGGTTGGCGTTGGCGAGTTGGCCCAACATTCCGAATTGAGCCAGTCTGCGTTTTCCCAACATCTCACCGTATTACGTAAACACGGGATCATTGCTGCACGTAAGGTTTCGCAACAGGTGTTCTACTCTTTGGCTGATGCCAGAGTGAGCGTTTTGATCAAGCAACTGCAAGATCTTTTCTGTCAAAGTTCAGATTAG
- the nrdD gene encoding anaerobic ribonucleoside-triphosphate reductase, producing the protein MKPIVIKRDGSKAPFARDRIQAAVESAAYHLTNDIAIYALNVALAVEEKCKDYDEVAIADIQTMVENELMQGPYKALARSYIEYRHDRDIAREKQSALTKEIEGLIQESNADLLNENANKDGKVIPTQRDLLAGIVAKHYAKTHILPRDVVQAHEAGDIHYHDLDYAPFFPMFNCMLIDLKGMLTGGFKMGNAEIETPKSISTATAVTAQIIAQVASHIYGGTTINRIDEILAPYVAESYQKHLKVAREWDIHDPEAFAKARTEKECYDAFQSLEYEVNTLHTANGQTPFVTLGFGLGTSWESRLIQTSILKNRIAGLGKNHKTAVFPKLVFAIKAGLNQKPGEPNYDIKQLALDCASKRMYPDILNYDRVVEVTGSFKTPMGCRSFLNTYEENGELVHDGRNNLGVVSVNLPRIALKAKGDIKKFYTLLNDTLKVARRALDTRIARLENVKARVAPILYMEGACGVRLKADQPIAEIFKNGRASISLGYIGIHETINALYGASNHIYDHDELRQVGVDIVQRLRDAVDAWKEETGYGFSLYATPSENLCNRFCRIDAKEFGVVEGVTDKGYYTNSFHLDVEKEVNPYDKIDFEMPYPHMSNGGFICYGEFPNMQRNIEALENVWDYSYERVPYYGTNTPIDECYECGYTGEFDCTSKGFVCPKCGNHDSEKVSVIRRVCGYLGSPDARPFNVGKQEEVKRRVKHL; encoded by the coding sequence GTGAAACCTATCGTAATCAAACGTGATGGATCAAAGGCTCCATTTGCTAGAGATAGAATTCAAGCAGCAGTGGAAAGTGCAGCCTACCATTTAACGAATGATATCGCTATCTATGCTTTAAATGTCGCTCTCGCAGTAGAGGAAAAATGCAAAGATTACGATGAGGTCGCGATCGCTGACATCCAAACGATGGTGGAAAATGAGCTGATGCAAGGTCCTTATAAAGCCCTAGCACGTTCATACATTGAATACCGTCATGACCGTGACATTGCACGTGAGAAACAGAGCGCGCTGACGAAAGAGATCGAAGGTTTGATCCAAGAGAGTAACGCGGATCTTCTTAACGAGAATGCCAACAAAGACGGTAAAGTGATCCCGACGCAACGTGACCTGCTTGCAGGTATCGTGGCTAAACACTACGCAAAAACTCATATTTTGCCACGCGATGTTGTACAAGCTCATGAAGCCGGCGATATTCATTATCACGACTTAGATTACGCACCATTCTTTCCAATGTTCAACTGCATGTTGATCGATTTGAAAGGCATGTTGACGGGTGGTTTCAAAATGGGTAACGCCGAAATTGAAACACCAAAATCCATCTCTACCGCAACCGCAGTGACCGCACAAATTATTGCTCAAGTCGCGAGCCATATTTATGGTGGCACCACCATTAACCGTATTGATGAGATTCTTGCTCCTTACGTTGCAGAAAGCTACCAGAAACACCTTAAAGTCGCGCGTGAATGGGATATTCATGATCCAGAAGCGTTTGCGAAAGCGCGTACTGAAAAAGAGTGTTACGACGCATTCCAATCTTTGGAATATGAAGTGAATACCTTGCACACCGCAAATGGTCAAACACCGTTTGTCACATTAGGTTTTGGTTTAGGGACTTCTTGGGAATCTCGTTTGATTCAAACATCGATTCTCAAAAACCGTATTGCAGGTTTGGGTAAAAACCATAAAACCGCTGTATTCCCTAAACTGGTCTTTGCAATTAAAGCAGGTCTGAACCAAAAACCGGGTGAACCTAACTACGACATCAAACAGCTTGCGCTCGATTGTGCAAGTAAACGTATGTATCCAGACATTTTGAACTACGATCGCGTGGTTGAAGTAACTGGCTCATTCAAAACTCCAATGGGCTGCCGCAGTTTCTTAAATACTTATGAAGAAAACGGCGAGTTGGTTCATGATGGCCGTAATAACCTAGGTGTGGTTAGCGTCAACTTGCCACGTATTGCTCTGAAAGCGAAAGGCGACATTAAAAAGTTCTACACCTTGCTTAACGATACGTTGAAAGTGGCTCGTCGCGCATTGGATACACGTATTGCGCGTCTAGAAAACGTGAAAGCTCGTGTTGCTCCAATTCTATATATGGAAGGCGCTTGTGGTGTCCGCCTGAAAGCGGATCAACCGATTGCAGAAATCTTCAAAAATGGTCGCGCATCGATTTCATTGGGTTACATCGGTATCCATGAAACCATCAATGCACTGTACGGTGCGAGCAACCATATTTACGACCATGATGAGCTGCGCCAAGTGGGTGTGGATATTGTGCAACGTCTGCGTGATGCTGTGGATGCTTGGAAAGAAGAAACCGGCTATGGCTTTAGTCTTTATGCCACACCAAGTGAAAACTTGTGTAACCGTTTCTGCCGCATTGATGCCAAAGAGTTTGGCGTAGTTGAAGGGGTAACTGACAAAGGTTATTACACCAATAGCTTCCACCTAGATGTGGAAAAAGAGGTGAACCCTTACGACAAGATTGATTTTGAAATGCCTTATCCACACATGTCGAACGGCGGTTTCATCTGTTACGGTGAATTCCCGAATATGCAGCGCAATATTGAAGCGCTAGAAAACGTGTGGGATTACAGCTACGAGCGCGTGCCATATTACGGTACGAACACACCAATCGATGAGTGTTATGAATGTGGTTATACCGGCGAATTTGACTGCACCAGTAAAGGCTTTGTGTGTCCTAAATGCGGTAACCACGACTCAGAAAAAGTGTCGGTTATCCGCCGTGTGTGCGGTTATTTAGGTAGCCCAGATGCTCGTCCATTCAACGTGGGTAAACAGGAAGAAGTGAAACGTCGAGTTAAACACTTATAA
- a CDS encoding endonuclease/exonuclease/phosphatase family protein produces MIKKRTSLLILTVYFFLKSANAYADSLVIQTWNMQWLAIVPSSMGVTRHDPDWLALRSFYQQQPPDILFFQEVDSAQALQKVLPSTYTLLFSDRSLSSKRHHQFSDINQYTGIALAPGIHYTNPTDFSLPATTSKSSRYYSKLRWATYVIVYPKQGKPIHLLSVHLKSGCSTTKRAKSTKACRELSSQAAHLGLWIDQRIERNERFIIGGDFNYPLAAANNPIWQTISTSHPQDVVLATRNLKADCQVRSKRNAKRLIHYRRLIDHFITSRDIVLQQVAQRTYAESDVKQFQLSDHCPVIATVTH; encoded by the coding sequence ATGATTAAAAAGCGAACAAGTTTACTGATTTTGACGGTTTATTTTTTCTTGAAATCTGCTAACGCTTATGCTGATTCATTGGTGATACAAACCTGGAATATGCAGTGGCTTGCAATAGTCCCCTCATCAATGGGGGTGACGCGTCACGATCCTGATTGGTTGGCGCTACGATCTTTTTATCAGCAGCAGCCTCCAGATATCCTCTTTTTTCAAGAAGTAGATAGTGCTCAAGCCCTGCAAAAAGTGTTACCGAGTACCTATACCCTGCTCTTTTCTGATCGCTCTTTATCCTCAAAAAGGCATCATCAGTTTAGTGATATTAACCAATACACAGGGATTGCCTTAGCTCCCGGAATTCACTATACCAACCCGACTGATTTTTCATTGCCAGCCACCACCAGCAAAAGCTCGCGGTATTACAGCAAGTTACGCTGGGCAACCTATGTGATTGTTTATCCAAAGCAAGGCAAACCTATCCATCTGTTATCGGTGCATTTAAAGTCTGGGTGTTCTACGACCAAACGAGCGAAATCCACTAAAGCGTGTCGTGAATTGAGTTCGCAAGCCGCTCACTTAGGGCTTTGGATAGACCAGCGCATAGAGCGTAACGAACGATTCATCATTGGCGGTGATTTTAACTATCCATTAGCTGCCGCTAACAACCCTATTTGGCAGACAATAAGCACCAGTCACCCACAAGATGTTGTGTTAGCGACACGCAATTTAAAAGCAGATTGCCAAGTGCGTAGTAAACGCAATGCCAAACGCCTCATTCATTATCGGCGTTTGATCGATCATTTTATTACCAGTCGGGATATTGTATTGCAGCAGGTCGCACAACGAACTTACGCAGAGAGTGACGTAAAACAGTTTCAACTTAGCGATCACTGCCCAGTGATCGCTACCGTTACTCACTAA